The Andrena cerasifolii isolate SP2316 chromosome 15, iyAndCera1_principal, whole genome shotgun sequence genome includes a window with the following:
- the LOC143377148 gene encoding 2-phosphoxylose phosphatase 1, translated as MLAEMVRLSYQHRAFYCYVILSVWIFLLVAGMYKYIGIDEKSSMQTRVAGSDISIREFPRNLKADMKTKKIFRFCNPPNDIATETEGKLDGNLTLGGILVFVRHGDRGPLAHIRNISIVNCGGDFASTPELESLYQNYVNFLQNVSSYSRTAWAQFLGPFHGFPMLPTSSKDCRIGQLTTLGIGQLLKTGVALRNAYYHRLNLGNGTVTSKDVIVYSTRYRRTVQSAVALLYALLETDGFQNLAKVTMQESQSYAFCNTDCACPAAEKFFKQHVKEMSDHLKSHPAVADLIRQASNAVFEIPDQAQTMDPNTLKDALLTYICHGASLPCVDYDTQRVCVKTEHVTGLFAYTEWESKQISKSSSRRKYGLLRAYGLLRSIVSYMLRIISEAKPKIVLYSGHDKTLEYLATALGIFSDKLTMPHYASRFVIEVYRINPRNENHVASDFYFRVIVNGKDFTQKIPFCRNANSYSANYAERPDVDRRRDSRLCPIETIIRQLHDDYFGPFNATNFKDACTNHKRG; from the exons ATGTTGGCCGAAATGGTCCGGCTCTCTTACCAGCACCGAGCGTTCTACTGCTACGTGATCCTCAGCGTGTGgatcttcctcctcgtcgctg GCATGTACAAATATATCGGCATAGATGAAAAGAGCTCCATGCAAACCAGAGTCGCGGGGAGCGATATCTCTATCAGGGAGTTTCCAAGGAACTTAAAAGCCGACATGAAGACGAAGAAGATATTTCGATTTTGTAATCCTCCGAATGATATTGCTACAGAAACTGAAG GAAAATTGGATGGGAATCTAACGCTGGGTGGGATTCTGGTATTCGTGAGGCACGGGGACAGAGGCCCGCTAGCTCACATTCGAAACATAAGCATAGTAAACTGTGGCGGAGACTTCGCTTCCACGCCTGAGTTAGAGAGCCTCTACCAGAATTACGTGAACTTTCTGCAGAACGTCTCCAGCTATTCCAGAACAGCGTGGGCACAATTCTTGGGCCCGTTCCATGGTTTCCCTATGCTGCCCACCAGCTCGAAAGACTGCAGGATTGGCCAGTTGACGACGCTGGGCATCGGGCAGCTGTTGAAGACTGGCGTCGCGCTGAGGAACGCTTATTACCACAGGCTGAATCTGGGGAACGGCACCGTGACCAGCAAAGACGTTATCGTCTACAGCACTAGGTACCGAAGGACGGTTCAAAGTGCAGTTGCTCTATTGTACGCCCTGTTAGAAACAGATGGCTTCCAGAATCTGGCCAAAGTGACGATGCAGGAAAGTCAGAGCTACGCGTTTTGTAATACGGACTGCGCGTGTCCTGCTGCTGAAAAGTTCTTCAAGCAACACGTGAAG GAAATGTCTGACCACCTGAAATCCCAcccagcagtggcggatttaataagGCAGGCTTCGAACGCAGTGTTCGAGATCCCGGATCAAGCACAGACGATGGACCCCAATACCTTGAAGGACGCGTTGCTGACGTACATCTGCCACGGGGCGTCGCTGCCCTGCGTTGACTACGATACGCAGCGTGTATGCGTGAAGACAGAGCACGTGACTGGGCTGTTCGCGTACACCGAGTGGGAGTCCAAGCAGATCTCGAAGAGTAGCAGTCGCAGGAAGTACGGGCTGCTGAGGGCTTACGGGCTCCTCCGGAGCATAGTTTCTTACATGCTGCGCATAATATCCGAGGCGAAGCCGAAGATAGTTCTATACTCTGGTCATGATAAAACTTTGGAATACCTCGCGACCGCCCTCGGGATATTCTCCGACAAGCTGACCATGCCCCACTACGCCTCACGCTTTGTCATCGAGGTGTACCGAATAAATCCGAGGAACGAGAACCACGTGGCCAGCGACTTCTACTTCCGCGTAATCGTGAACGGGAAGGATTTCACGCAGAAGATCCCGTTCTGCAGGAACGCGAACTCCTACAGCGCGAACTACGCGGAGCGGCCGGACGTCGACAGGCGAAGGGACTCTAGACTCTGTCCGATCGAAACCATCATCAGGCAGCTCCATGATGATTACTTCGGCCCGTTCAACGCGACGAATTTCAAAGACGCCTGCACTAATCACAAGCGGGGATAA